The genomic segment CAGGCCGGCTATTCACGAATCGTCATGTCCGATTTCAACGATAGCGCAGCCCACGACGGCTCGGCCCGCCCCGTAACGGGGGCGAGCCGGCCGCACCGCGTGGCCAAGACGCGCCAGATCATCAAAAGCCGCCGCGTGATCCATCACCGGCGCCGCAAATAAAGAATTCCAAGGAAGGAACGACACCATGCTCGACTTCGAAGACACCCCGCGCCAGGGCATTCCCAACCGCGACCACGCCACGACGTCGAACCCGAACCCGGCCGGCGACACGCCCGATCCGTTCGCGCTCGACAAGGCCGAAGCGCCGGCCAGCCACAGCAGCGAACCGGCCGAAGCGGTCACCGGTCTGGAACAGGTCGAGCTCGGCGGCGACCGTGTCTCGGTGGACGACAAGCGCATCATCAACTGCCGTGCCGACGTCAACCAGCTCGTGCCGTTCAAGTACACCTGGGCCTGGGAGAAGTACCTCAACGCCTGCGCCAACCACTGGATGCCGCAGGAAGTGAACATGTCCGCCGACATCGCCATGTGGCAGGACCCGGAGGCGCTGACCGAAGACGAGCGCACCATCCTCAAGCGCGGCTTCGGCTTCTTCGCCTCCAGCGAATCGCTGGTCGCCAACAACATCGTGCTCGGCGTGTACAAGCACCTCACCAACCCCGAATGCCGCCAGTACCTGCTGCGCCAAGCCTTCGAGGAAGCCGTGCACGGTCACACCTTCCAGTACATCGTGGAGAGCCTCAACCTCGACGAGGGCGAGATCTTCAACATGTACCGCGAGCTGCCCAGCGTGCACAACAAGGCCGCCTGGGCCATGCAGTACACCCAGAGCCTGAACGACCCCAACTTCCAGACCGGCACCCACGAGAACGACCAGATTTTCCTGCGTGACTTGATCGCCTTCTACGTGATCTTCGAAGGCATCTGGTTCTATGCCGGCTTCGTGCAGTATCTGAGCTTCGGCCGCCGCAACAAGATGACCGGCACCGCCGAGCAGATGCAATACATCATGCGCGACGAGTCCATGCACCTGAACTTCGGCATCGACGTGATCAACCAGATCAAGATCGAAAACCCGAACCTCTGGACCGAAGAGTTCCAGGCCGAAGCCCGTCGCATGATCGACGAAGCCATGCACCTGGAAATCGAATACGCCCACGACACCATGCCCCGCGGCGTGCTCGGCCTGAACGCCAGCATGTTCGACGAATACATGAAGTTCATCGCCAACCGCCGCTGTTCACAGATCGGTCTGGCCGAACTCTACCCCGGCGCGGAAAACCCGTTCCCGTGGATGAGCGAGATGATGGATCTGAAGAAGGAGAAGAACTTCTTTGAGACTCGGGTGATTGAGTATCAGTCGGGTGGGGCGTTGAGCTGGGATTGATCAGACGGTCGGGTTAGAGAGTTTTTCTAGGAGATGTCATGAGCCGCCCAGCCGAACGCCTTGTAGGTGAACGCGTTAATGGATGCTGGACGGTAGTTGAGAGACTTGAGAAAAAGGTAGGTGAATCAGGCGGAAATTTTTCCACGGGTTATATCGTGGAGAAAGACGATGGCGTGAAAGGGTTTCTTAAGGCTATCGATTTCTTGGTTGACCCGAATGAAGCTGACCCTGCGAGAAAATTGCAGGAATTAACTGCCGCGTTTAATTTCGAAAGAGACATATTGAGCGCGTGTCGTAATGCTCGACTTAGAAGAGTCGCAATTGCTATAGACGATGGTCGCTTGGTTCTCCCCGACACTGGAGAGGTCGTCCAATTTCTTATCTTTGAATTAGCTGATGGAAATCTCCACCATCGGGTTTTATTTGATGAAAATTTCGAGCTAGCTTGGGCTTTACGCGTCGCCCATAATGTTGCCAGCGGTCTTTGGCAAGTCCATAAAGAAAAAATTGCCCATCTGGACTTAAAGCCAAGTAACGTACTTTATTATGTTGCGGACGGGTCTAAAATTGCTGATTTCGGCAGGTCATCTAGATTAGGGACACCGGTATTTCAACATGAACGCTTAACTGTTGCTGGTGATCTAACATACGCGCCGCCGGAACTTTTGTATGGGTACGTGCATCCCGAATGGTTCGTGCGTCGCATCGGCTGCGATATGTATCTTTTAGGTAGTCTGGTAGTCCATCTGATCTCCGGCGTTGGACTAACGCAACAGATTCTGAGTCGCCTACCCGTAGGTTATTCATTTAATGAATGGCCATACGGGTACGAAGCGATCAAGCCGCATATCAGCGATCTGGTTGATGCAATTTTGAATGACGCTTTATCTAATGCGCATCCAACGATCAGAGGGGACTTGCAATCAGTTTTGGATGAGCTCTGCAACGTGGAGCCAGAAAAGCGTGGGAAGCCGGGCTTAGGCCGCCCACTCGCTGTTCAGTTTTCACTTCAGCGTTACATAAGTATTTTCGACCGACTCGCTAAAAAATCCGAATTGTTTCTTCGCAATAAATGAGCATAAATCGAGGCGACAGTGAACGCCGTTTACTTCCTAGATGGCGATCTAAGGAAGCAATGGAGCTATCGAAAGAGCTCACTCCAGCTCGAAGCGCGGGTCCGCAAGTAGTATTATCGGTTGCTGAGCATAATTCGAAGTTAGATGCGTGGCGCAATGAGCCGACCCAATCGCACGCGATAGATGTCGTCGGTAGCGGGTTATTTTCTCGGGATTTTCACGTTCCAGAGGAAGTGGTTCACCAGCTAATCGACCTTCGTGAAACGAATACAGCCGTCTCGAACTTGCTGCGGGCCTTTTTGGACGGTTCGTTATTAACAAATGGCCAAGCATTAGCATCCAAAACCATCGGGGATGCGCGGGCACAAATAAAAAACTACAGGAAGGCAACTCGAAACTATCCCAGGAATGCCTTTATTTGGGCTGAACTTGCTCGGGCGCACATTTCAGTCGGTGCGTCTGAACAGGCTGAGCGCGAGATCCTAACGGCTTTGATGTTGGCTCCAGAAGATAGGTTTATAACTCGATCGGCAGTTCGATTTTTCGTTCACGTAGGCGATTTTGGAAGAGCAAAACATGTTTTAGCTAACCATCGTCTGATTAAGAAAGACCCGTGGTTGGTTGCTCCTGAGTTGGCAGTGTCCCAACTAATGCAAAGAACCTCTAAACTGGTTGGTTTGGCAAAGAAAATAGTTTCGAGTGGAAATTATTCGTCTTTCCATGTATCGGAACTGGAAAGCGCCCTCGCATCTGTTGAGCTGGAGTCAGGTGCCAGAAAAAAATCCAGAAAACATTTTGCTAAAAGTCTCGTTGATCCTACAGAAAACAGCGTCGCCCAGGCGATATGGGGCCGGTCCGAAGGTCTGGATTTAGACTTTGATCTTCGGCTGTTAGACTTACCAGGCGCTTACGAGGCTAAAACGCTGGAATATGCTGAAGAGATCAAGTGGGATAAAGCGCTCGAGCAATGTGAGCTTTGGCAAAATGACGAGGTTTTCTCAAGCAGGCCGGCCGAGATTGGTTCATATATCGCCGCGGTCGCGTTGGGCGATCCTTTAATTAGCGAAAAGTTTTCTAGACGAGGGTTGAGCTCGAATCCGCGATCGATAACGTTAAAAAATAATTTGACGGTTTGCCTATGTCAGCAGGGTCGGCTAAATGAAGCTTTGGATGTTTTCCAAAGTATAAATTTTAAAGATCTGAAATCGCAAGATCGAAACTCATTACTGGCTACTACGGGGCTTATAAATTTCAGGCTAGGTAATTTGGCAGCGGGGCGCGAAAATTACGAGCTTGCAATTCGGCAGTTGAGGGCGCGGAATGATAAACGAGGCGTCGCATTGGCTATAGTTCATCTTGCTCAAGAGGAGAAGCATTGTGGCTCCGGGTTGGGCGAGAAGATACTAGAAGGCGCTGATAAACAGATTAGAGCCTCAGATGAGCCCGAAATTTTGGCTATGCATAATCGACTAGTGAACGCCAATTTAGGTGAGTTTTCTACGGACTCTACGGACTCTACGGACCCTACGGACCCTGTGACTGTTGAACTCCGGGATCATAACTCTATCCTACTGCCGCCGTCGGAGACGCCTGAATAGACCACGCTTGCCGATCCGGGTCGACGCCGCCCGTACGGCTTGGATCCGGCGACAGTGGCCAATAGCAGGATCCGGGGACAGTATATTTAATTCGCGAGTTGGTATGCGCGACACTCGCTCACAAGCGGCCCGCTCAGCTCAGCTCAATCAGTGGATGTAGTCCAGCGTAGAGCCAGGCTACTATCGCCACACATTACTCGCGGCCGGTATAGCTCTGTACCAGAAGCCTTACTTCTTACCGGTCTTCTCAACGAGATCTTGTCGGCACTTCTGCTCGATTTGATGCGTTATACGTTTTATAGCCGCGTGGTCGAGAGGCTGTGCCGTAGGCGTACGTACTAAGCTTTTCGCCTCGCGGGGCGTAAATACGCGGACTGGTTGTTGATTTGAGCCTTTGACCCGATCTACTTTCCAGCCCGGGATCGCGATGGCAGGCGTTGCTACCGTCGGCTCTCCCGTCGCTGAACTAAGCCATTCGCTCAGCCATTGCGCTTGCCGTTTGGCTTGTTCGAGGCATTTACGATCCTGCCAGCCTGCGAAGTTGATTGTCCGGCCGTCGAATCTGGCGGTGTAGTCATTTTCTGCCGTATCGCTGCGCTTTTGCTTTGAGCGCGCTTTGGTTTCTACGGCGAATACGCCTGTTGGGCCGATCACAACATGATCGATATTAAACCGGCCGCACGGTAGGTCGTGGAACACTTCGAAGCCGTCGCGCATGAGCTTGTTGAGCTCTTCGGCCGTTGCGACTTCGCCCTCCCAGCCGAGGCGGTAGGCCTGTAACTCACGAAAGATCCGCCGTAATCTAAAGCCTGAGTAGATTGAGGCGGCCAGTACCGTGATGATCGCGAGAGCGACGAGAAAATCAGAGACGGGCTCGTTCCTGAAATAAGGAATGCCTAACGCTGTCGCCAGCGTAATAAACCCGAATAGTGGACCTAACGCCAAGCAGTACATGGCATCCATGCCATGTGAGCGACGCTTCTCCGAAAGCTCGTGGCCGGGCGGGCGAAGCATACCGCGGGTAAGCGGGTGGCGCCGGCCGGTTCGTTTATCCTGGTATTCATTCCAACGAAGTTGGACTATCACCATAAAGAACGGCGGTGAAATGATCGCCAGTGCGCCTGCAAGCACTCCAAACTGAGTAATCATTCGAACCCCCGCTATGTCGTTATGATTATCGGGCGAGCGGGCAAAGTGCCTCTATTCGCCTCGATTTGACGATCGCTAGCCCTTTTTCTGTTATCGGCAGGTTGGCTGCAGAGCAACACTTGGGCGGTATCCAAAATTTGCCAGCTATGACCTGTTAGGTTTGAAGCGTTTGCGAGTGATGGTTGGCGATGTATTGTGCTGGGGGATCCTGACTTGGAAGCGTCCATGCCGTATGCGGCAAGCCGGATACCTGCTTATTACGGTGCGAGCATTCGCGAGTTTTGTTCGGCGCCACCGAACGCTGTGCTCGGCCAGCTGGCATCGGCTGGCATAGACCTCGAGGAAACGCAGAAGAACGCTTATCTCGAAGAGATTGGCATTCTCAGAACGCTGCTAGAAGCGCGCGAAGGCGCGATTTATCTTGAGTTCGCGGTGCCGCGACTGGCAAGCCGTATCGACGCGGTCGTCATCATCGATACCGCCTTATTCGTACTGGAATTTAAATGCGGCGCCGATCGATTTCATCGTGGCGATATTAACCAGACGTGGGATTACGGGCTGGACCTTAAGAATTTCCACGCCGGCAGCCACACGGCGGATATTTTTCCTGTTCTCGTCGCGACGAAGGCGGCCCATAGCGACCAAACATGGCAGCCGACGCACGCTGACGGCGTACGACCTCCCGCATGCAGTGGCGTTAATGGTTTAGCTGATTTGATCGATGAGGCGCTCGCTAGCCGAGGCGTTGGTTCAATCGATACACGCCGTTGGGCTATCTCTGCGTATCAACCGACGCCGACCATTGTTGAAGCGGCACAAGCGTTATACGCCCAGCATTCCGTAGATGCGATCGCGCGTAATGATGCCGGCGCCAAGAACCTTGCTGCGACCTCTGGACGAGTCGATCAAATAATTCTGGAGTCGCAGGCGAATCGAACGAAATCGATTGTGTTCGTTACCGGCGTGCCCGGTGCGGGCAAAACGCTCGTGGGGCTCGACGTGGCAACAAGGCGTCGAGATATCGACGCGCCTACCCACGCGGTATTCCTTTCCGGCAATGGCCCGCTCGTGATGGTCTTGCAAGAAGCACTCACCCGCGATGAGGTAGCTCGGGCTAAGGCGCGTGGCGAGCCGGTTCGTAAGGGGGCGGTGAAACAGAAGGTGAAGCCGTTTATACAAAACGTGCATCACTTTCGTGATGAAGGCGTTCGTGATCGTGAAACGCCGCCGCATGATCACGTCGTGATCTTCGATGAGGCCCAGCGGGCATGGAACCAAGATCGTACGTCGAGCTTTATGGCGCGGAGAAAAGGGATTGCGAACTTTGATCAATCCGAGCCTGAGTTTCTAATCGACTATATGGACCGCCACTCAGATTGGGCGGTGATCGTATGTCTAGTCGGCGGCGGGCAGGAAATTAATACGGGCGAGGACGGGATCGCCGGCTGGCTCGAATCGCTTTATAACCGCTTTCCGCACTGGCAGATCTATATTTCGCCAGAGCTGACCGATCGCGAATACGCAGCCGGCGGCGCACTTGAAAACCTCGCCAAACAGCGCGAGCTGCTTACCGTAGAAAGCCTGCATCTAGCGGTGTCGATGCGATCGTTTCGCGCCGAGAATCTCTCGGCGTTCGTCAAAGCGTTACTCGACTCTGAGCCCGGCACGGCGCACGAGATCGCTGCCACCCTTATTGAACGGTATCCGATTGTCGTGACGCGCGATCTCGACGCCGCAAAACGTTGGGTTCGCGAAAAGGCGCGGGGGAATGAGCGATTCGGCTTGGTCGCTTCGTCGCAGGCCCATCGAATGAAACCGCATGCCGTCGATATTCGGGTGAATATTGATCCGGTTCATTGGTTTCTGAACGACGCGCGCGATACGCGTTCGAGCTACTACTTGGAAGACGTGGCAACCGAGTTCCATATCCAAGGTCTGGAGTTGGATTGGGTGTGTATGACCTGGGACGCGGACCTCCGCCGTGTCAACGATGATTGGAGCTATCATGGCTTTCGCGGCTCACGGTGGACCAAAACCCATAAGCGAGAGCGTCAGCGTTATTTGTTGAACGCCTACCGCGTGTTACTCACACGCGCTCGCCAAGGTATGGCGATCTTTGTGCCGCCAGGCGATGTCGACGATCCAACGCGGGAGCCCACTTACTACGACGAAACGTACCGCTATTTGCGGGCGGCCGGTATTCCAACTTTGTACGAAACGGGGTAGATACTTCTCTCAGCAGAGGTGTATACGCTGATCGCGTAAGACAACCAACAGGTAGCTGCTAAATAATAGTTAAATTTGGTGCGAGACAGCGGTAGCCGTATAGCTTAAAAGCCGCCCGCGATAACCCATGAAGATGCCCATCGCTAGAAATTCTCGAGTCGATCGGTGCTGATTCTCGATCAGGGAGCAGTATATTTGACTCGAGAGCCAACCTCGTTGCACAGAAAGTTTGTAAGTAGATCTGGCGTCAGGGGTTGTATTGTGTGTGATGCGGCGTTGATTCATTGCTCTCGTGAAAAGGAATAGTCGGGTTGAAAGTGGACTTGGAGAAGATCGCAATTATCGAGTACCACGGCACTTCTGGCTCAACCCAGTCGTGTTTGAAGGCGCTTGCTCGACTTATCCACTATGGTGATCGAATTCGGTTCGCTTACTTAGTAACACGGGGGGATAAACACGGTTTTTTGTTGGAAATAAATGAATCTGATCGAATTGCCATAGCCGTGGGTTTTCGTTCAGGGTATTCCGGAGAAGGGCCGCGCGGCTTGGTGGCGGCCTTTAGGCTATTCGAGTTCTTTGGCGTCGAAATCGAAGAGGTTGAAGTATCGAGTGCACTAATGTTTCGTTTTGAGCATACCGCTCTCACATATAGCGACATATCTTCCATTGAATGCGCATCCCCTATTTGGCCCCGCCGAATTTACGACTACATACTAGCGATCCAAGGCGATTACGAAGAATTGCCTATCGACTTCGCAAGGCTGTTCCCGTCACGCCTTCCTTTGGCTGGCGTAGATAAGCGGATTGAAGACCTGGCATTGCGTTTTAGTGTTGATCCAGACGGGGCTTTGATAGAGGGCTACCGACGGTTAGAAGCGCAAGTTAAAGCCCGTATAGGTGGAGGAGAAAAGTCAGGTGTCGGTTTGTTTTCCGCTGTATTTCAAGGCGTTCAATCTAGCCTCTATTGGGGGTGCGAATTGCCCACTGCGGAACATATCGCTAGAGCCAAGCTTTTTGAGGCTGTTTTCGGTATGTATAGAAACCCGAGAATGCATAACCCGAGGGCTATTGACGATGGCCCTCGCCCAGCTGATGTTACTGAGTTCCTCGCGCTTAACGAACTTTTTCTACTCGAATCGTCTGCAATTCTGAGATCGTCCGACGAATGAAAGCGCGATCCAGAATCCGTCGACTGCATATTTGAATTCTGATCCGTTCTGATCCGTTCTGATCCGGGGGCGGTATATTTAATTCGCGAGTTGGCGCGCGCCTGCCCACTCAGGAGAGGCCGCGGCTCGTAATAAACAATCCAATCGCCGACCGCGGCTTCGACTTGCCGACGGTAAGTGGCCGGGAAGTGGTAGTGGCTTTCTATAAGGTCGTCGTAGATCGAACTTTCAGAAGCGGTAAATACTGCGTTCGACATTGGTGCGATCGATTAATCCTGAGCGAGAATGCAACGACGATGGCTCAGGCGACAGCGTTTGAAAAGTCTTGCGTCGCTTGGAGCCGCACGCTAAGTCGGGTCTTGTAATGTGCAAGGCGCCGCGGGTGCGGCGCCTCGTCGTTTAACCAAGCGAACTGACTTGGCCAAGGGCGGGCGGTGGTTGGCGCCCGGTACGCGTTCGATTAGTCGGGGTGGCCGAAGCGGCTGATCAATTCGGGACCACCTGTTGGTCGGCGAAGTCGCGGTAGGAATGCAGCGGCCGGCCCAGCAGCGTGGTGAGTCGCTCGATGTCGCCGGCTTCCGGGGCCATGCCGTCGCTGACATAGCGCTCGGCCATCAGACGCATTTCGTAGGCCATCCATTTGGGCATGACGTGGGCCATGTTCTGCTCGAAGCCGGTGGGGTCGTCGCCGCCATAGGCGATGGAACGGCCGAGCACGTCGGACCAGATCGCGGCGATGTCCGACCCGGTGAGCGTGTCGGGGCCGACCAGGTTGATGGTATCGCTTGCCAGCGTGGCCGGTGACTGGTCGCGGCGGATCAGTTCGAGGGCGGCGACTTCGGCGATATCGCGCACATCGATCATGGC from the Salinisphaera sp. T31B1 genome contains:
- a CDS encoding ribonucleotide-diphosphate reductase subunit beta, whose protein sequence is MLDFEDTPRQGIPNRDHATTSNPNPAGDTPDPFALDKAEAPASHSSEPAEAVTGLEQVELGGDRVSVDDKRIINCRADVNQLVPFKYTWAWEKYLNACANHWMPQEVNMSADIAMWQDPEALTEDERTILKRGFGFFASSESLVANNIVLGVYKHLTNPECRQYLLRQAFEEAVHGHTFQYIVESLNLDEGEIFNMYRELPSVHNKAAWAMQYTQSLNDPNFQTGTHENDQIFLRDLIAFYVIFEGIWFYAGFVQYLSFGRRNKMTGTAEQMQYIMRDESMHLNFGIDVINQIKIENPNLWTEEFQAEARRMIDEAMHLEIEYAHDTMPRGVLGLNASMFDEYMKFIANRRCSQIGLAELYPGAENPFPWMSEMMDLKKEKNFFETRVIEYQSGGALSWD
- a CDS encoding protein kinase, whose protein sequence is MSRPAERLVGERVNGCWTVVERLEKKVGESGGNFSTGYIVEKDDGVKGFLKAIDFLVDPNEADPARKLQELTAAFNFERDILSACRNARLRRVAIAIDDGRLVLPDTGEVVQFLIFELADGNLHHRVLFDENFELAWALRVAHNVASGLWQVHKEKIAHLDLKPSNVLYYVADGSKIADFGRSSRLGTPVFQHERLTVAGDLTYAPPELLYGYVHPEWFVRRIGCDMYLLGSLVVHLISGVGLTQQILSRLPVGYSFNEWPYGYEAIKPHISDLVDAILNDALSNAHPTIRGDLQSVLDELCNVEPEKRGKPGLGRPLAVQFSLQRYISIFDRLAKKSELFLRNK
- a CDS encoding nuclease-related domain-containing protein; protein product: MITQFGVLAGALAIISPPFFMVIVQLRWNEYQDKRTGRRHPLTRGMLRPPGHELSEKRRSHGMDAMYCLALGPLFGFITLATALGIPYFRNEPVSDFLVALAIITVLAASIYSGFRLRRIFRELQAYRLGWEGEVATAEELNKLMRDGFEVFHDLPCGRFNIDHVVIGPTGVFAVETKARSKQKRSDTAENDYTARFDGRTINFAGWQDRKCLEQAKRQAQWLSEWLSSATGEPTVATPAIAIPGWKVDRVKGSNQQPVRVFTPREAKSLVRTPTAQPLDHAAIKRITHQIEQKCRQDLVEKTGKK
- a CDS encoding DUF2075 domain-containing protein, giving the protein MEASMPYAASRIPAYYGASIREFCSAPPNAVLGQLASAGIDLEETQKNAYLEEIGILRTLLEAREGAIYLEFAVPRLASRIDAVVIIDTALFVLEFKCGADRFHRGDINQTWDYGLDLKNFHAGSHTADIFPVLVATKAAHSDQTWQPTHADGVRPPACSGVNGLADLIDEALASRGVGSIDTRRWAISAYQPTPTIVEAAQALYAQHSVDAIARNDAGAKNLAATSGRVDQIILESQANRTKSIVFVTGVPGAGKTLVGLDVATRRRDIDAPTHAVFLSGNGPLVMVLQEALTRDEVARAKARGEPVRKGAVKQKVKPFIQNVHHFRDEGVRDRETPPHDHVVIFDEAQRAWNQDRTSSFMARRKGIANFDQSEPEFLIDYMDRHSDWAVIVCLVGGGQEINTGEDGIAGWLESLYNRFPHWQIYISPELTDREYAAGGALENLAKQRELLTVESLHLAVSMRSFRAENLSAFVKALLDSEPGTAHEIAATLIERYPIVVTRDLDAAKRWVREKARGNERFGLVASSQAHRMKPHAVDIRVNIDPVHWFLNDARDTRSSYYLEDVATEFHIQGLELDWVCMTWDADLRRVNDDWSYHGFRGSRWTKTHKRERQRYLLNAYRVLLTRARQGMAIFVPPGDVDDPTREPTYYDETYRYLRAAGIPTLYETG
- a CDS encoding TIGR02391 family protein: MDLEKIAIIEYHGTSGSTQSCLKALARLIHYGDRIRFAYLVTRGDKHGFLLEINESDRIAIAVGFRSGYSGEGPRGLVAAFRLFEFFGVEIEEVEVSSALMFRFEHTALTYSDISSIECASPIWPRRIYDYILAIQGDYEELPIDFARLFPSRLPLAGVDKRIEDLALRFSVDPDGALIEGYRRLEAQVKARIGGGEKSGVGLFSAVFQGVQSSLYWGCELPTAEHIARAKLFEAVFGMYRNPRMHNPRAIDDGPRPADVTEFLALNELFLLESSAILRSSDE